Below is a genomic region from Streptomyces ferrugineus.
GCTGTGGCAGCTGGACGAGGACTCTGAGCAGGGCGCGCCGGGCGAGCTGGTGGCGAGCATGGAAGACGACCCCAACGGTCCGTTCGGCAGCAGGTGTTTCACCCTGACCTTGTCGGAGGCGATCGACAGGGGGATCTGTGCGCCGTATCAGGTGGTGTGCGTGGACGTCACCGACACGCAGCTCCAGGCGGCCGTGCTGCTCGGTGCGGACGGGCGTTCGGCGCAGGTGCGCGGGGCCCGGCTCGCCGCGCTGCAGACGGCTCTGGTGAAGGCGGCCTCGGAGGAGGGCTTGCGCCGTACGCTCTCGTTCCACCACCAGATCCGCGAGGCTGAGGCGTTCGCGGCCGGCCTTCCCGACATCGCCGCGCAGCTGCACGACAGCGATCCGGAGCTGTACCCGGCGACGATCTGGGCGGACTGGCTGTGCGGTGAGCACAAGCCCAACCACCGGCGGCGGGTTCTGATGGAGTTCGCCGACGGGATCGCCACGGACGGAACGGTCGTGGAGAAGGGCTTCCTGAGCTCGGTGAAGGTGCTCGGGGAAGGGGTCGACACCCGGGAATGTGACTCTGTGTACTTCGCGGACGTGCGTGGCTCGATGCCGGACCTGGTCCAGGCCGTGGGCCGGGCGCTGCGGATGCAGCCCGGCGAGGGCAAGATGGCCAGCCTCGTGGTGCCCGTGCTTCTGGGGCCCTGGGAGACGGCGGACAACATGCTCACCAGCAGGGCGTACGGCGGGTTGGCGAAGCTCCTGGAGGCCCTGCGAGCTCATGACGCCCGCATCGTGGAGGCTCTGGCGCAGCAGCAGGCTCCGAGCCGCTACAAGCCCGTCCAGAAGGGCGAGAAGGCCAAGGCGAAGGGTGCGGGTGAGGGCGGCGCCTCGAGACCGGCGAAGGCGTTGCTGAAGTTCTCCACACCGCGTGATCCGGCGCAGCTGGCGTTGTTCATCAACCTGCGGGTCCTCGATCCGGAGCACGAGCACTGGCGGCGCGGCATCGAGGCCGCCGTCATCTACGCCCGCGAGGTGGGCGACCTGAAGGTGCCGTTCACGTACCGGGTGCCGACGGGTGAGGAGGCTCAGGCTGAGGGGTGGCCGGCCTCGCTCGCCAATTTCCCGCTGGGGCAATGGATCGCCGACAACCGCAGGTTCTTCGCCCGCGGTTCGCTGGACGAAGAGCGTGTCGAGCAGCTGGAGCGCCTCGGCATGGTGTGGTCGCACTACGACGTCGCGTGGGAGGAAGGCCTCGCCGCGGTGCGCGGGTGGGCTGAGGAAAACGGGCACCTGCTGGCGCCGCTGGACGCCACCTTCCGGGGGGCGAAGGTGGGGATCTTTCTGAAGAACGCGCGGGCCGCCGCGCGGCGGGCTGCCGAGATCGAGCAGCGGCGTGCCGAGGGGCTCCCGGTCGGGTCGTCGGCCGGTGCGCTGTCGGATGAGCGGCGTGAGCAGCTGGAGGAGATCGACCCGTCGTGGTGCCCCACCTGGCCGGTGGAGTGGCAGCGGGCGTTCTACCTCACCCGGCTTCACCTGGAGCAAGGCGGCGAACTGCCCACTGAGCCGGGCACGGTGCTGGTGCAGTCCGAGGATCTGGGGCGGTGGGTGCGCGCTCAGCGTCTGGGCTGGGACAAGCTCACCGCCGTGCAGCAGTGGATGTGTGAGCAGGTCCTCGGGATCACCCCCGCGACCGAGGAAGAGAAGCCCCAGCCGCGCCGCACGCAGGCCGACAAGTGGGCCGCCAACCTGGCAGCCGCGCAGCAGTTCTACGAACGCGAAGGCCACCTCCAGGTGCCCAGGAAGCATGTCGAGACCGTGGTCTCCGAAGAGGGAGGGGAACTGCAGTTCCGACTGGGGGCATGGATCAGCAACCAGCGCTCGCGCGTGGCGACGCTGTCGGAGGACCGGCGCGAGCAACTGTTCGCCATTGGCATGCGCTGGTCGTAGCCGCGTCGCGGTCGTCGTATTTGGAGCTCGTGCCAATTGGTACGAGCTCCAAAGCTTTTGACGGCAAAAAAAATCGGTCAGGTGTGACGTTCTCAAGCCCGCCCTGCATAAGAGCGACCGAGCGCGTACAACCAGCCAGATGTCTATCTCGCGCGCGGCTAGTGATCGGGCCAGTCGAGGGGACATCGCAAACCGGGGTGGATTTTATGTCTGACACAGATGTGATCGCGGAGGCCGTGGACGGCTTCCTTGCTGACCCGCGCACGCTGCGGATCCAGCGCGATGCCGCGCTCGTCGCGGATCTTGCTCTGGGCGGCTTCGAGGGCCTGGAATACCGGGTGTTCGAGGACCGTCTGCTCCGGGACAGCATGCCGATCCTGCGTGGCATGCTCCGCTCCGGCACGTTCATCACGCTCTCCGTGCAGAGGTACGAGACGCTGAACATCCCCTTCTTCGTGAGCAGCGAGAACCGGCAGCTCCTGCACAGCAGCGACGCCGAGCGGGACGACATCATCGTCGACGTCCTGATGCACGCGCGGAAGACGTTCCGCACGAGGGCTCTCCTCAACGGCGGCTGGAATCCCAACTTCAGGGGTCCTAAGGGCGCCTGCTGCCTGATGAGCTACTTCATCGGCAGGTGCATGTGGGACTTCCGCCGTGTTTACCTGCGCTGGGTCAAGGAGCGGGAGCGCATCGCGCAGGTGGAGGCCGCCCTGCTCGACCCGGAGGCGTTCTTCCGTCTGCTGACGGCTCTGCCCCACCACGGTGAGCCCGAGACGATCCTGTTTTCTGGGGCCTTCATGGAGCTGCTGGACGCCCAGCCAGCCGAGACCCGGGCCGTCGTACGTCTGACATGCGAGGGGTACGCGGACGGGGAGATCGCCGACCGGCTCAAGTCGACGCCCGGCGCCGTCCGCACCCGCCGGTACCGCTTCAAGAAGGTCCTCTATCAGGCCGCCAGCGAGCGGAAGATCTGGATCCCTGCGCAGTTGCACATCAACGGCGTCCGCGAGCAGCAGCGGAGTGCCGTATGAGCATGCACGACCTCCTGTTCCTGTACCTCACGCTGGCCGTGCTCGGCATGGCGGCCGCCTTGGTGGGTGTGATCGGCCTCGGAGTCGCCCGGTGGGCCGGCTCCCCCTCCCCGACGACCTCGTCCGCGGGGCCATCGTCTGCGCCGGGACCCTGACCATCGGCATCGCGGTGCTCGGAGTACTCGTCACAGCCATCCGATAACCGTCTACGTCGCACGTCACAAACGCGCTCCTGCGCCCCATTACCCATGTACGCCGTGGAGGCCCCGACCGACTGGTCGGGGCCTCCACGGCGTCTCCCGAGCTTCTTCTCCCCTGGGCCCTGTCCGTGGCCCCGCCCGGTGCCCAAGGGACGAGGACACCGGCGTTCATGAGCCCGCGACGCAAGCAGCAGTCGCAGGCCACAGCCACCCGCCCCGACAACACCACTACTGAGAGGTGCTGCTGATGAGCACTCACCAAATGCCCGAGGGAACGAATTCCCACACCGCCGATACGCTGGACACGCCACCCTGGGCCAGAGCCGAGGCTCCACAGGGACGCTCTCAGGCAGAGAGCCGCAGGGCCGCCGACCGCGCGGCGCACACCCCCGCGGACGACACCACGCAGGTGTCCGCGTTCCCTGCTCTCCCCGCCCAGAGGAGCCCCACCATGAACCGGGACATCGATCCCGCGCTGCCCGTTCAGCCCTCCCCCGGCCACCAGGCCGCCGTACCCGCACGCCCGAACCGGTCGCGCCGCCTCGCCCGGCGTCCACGCATCATCGCCGCCCGCATCCGGGCCATCGCCTGGAAGCTGGTGAAGCTGTCCGGCGAGGAGTTCGTCAAGGGCTTCGCCAACAAGGCCGGCGCCGTCACCGCGCTCGTCCTGGGCGTGATCGCCGTCGCCTACGCGCTGGGCGTGGACCCGGCCGATGCCATACATCGCATGCTCGGCATGTAACTGCCGTCGTGCCCGGAACCCGGTCGGCCGGGTTCCGGGCACGACGGCGACACGCCACTCCGCTGTGGTTGTCCGCGGCTCTTGGGACGCCCGGCCAAGGACATCTCCACATGGAGGGGCGCGACCTTGGCAGTGGGAGAGTCCTTCTCAGAAGGGAGGTTCGTCGCTGTAGCCACCTGGTTGGGCGGGGGTCTTGGCGGGGGAGCCGGTAGCCCATGGGTCGTCTGCCGGGGGCGATGAAGAACTACCCCACCCGCCGGAAGCCTGCCGGGCTGGGGGCACCGGCGCCGACGCGGCGGGTGGAGTTGCCGGTGCTTCATCCGGCTCGAGGCCGTCAATGTCGTCGTTCCACAGTCGCCGCAGATGTTCGCGGCAAGTCGTCGGATCGTTCTCGTCCCAGCGGTTATCGTCCGGCTCCGGCCAGCGGCGGCCGTCGGGATCCCGATCTTGCAGCTGGCACAGAGCAAGCAAGAGGGCATCGACGACCCCCCATTGGCTGGTCGTTGTCCCGGTAAGCAGGCGCCGAATGGTTTCCCTACTCACCTTGTGAGGGTTGGACTCGGTGCCGGTGAGCGCCGCGATCTTCGGAAGCGGAGGACGCGCTGCCAGCCGGTAGTGCACATAGAGCTCGGCGACGAGGTCACGCTTGGGACCGGGCGGCAGCACATCTTTACCGGGCATTCGAAGCATTCGCGGCATCCGACAACTCTGCCACGAACAAACCCAGTTAGACACAGGAAAGCTCAGTCTCACCCGGCATCACGCCACACAAGAGCCCATGTGATCCCATATGGGCTCACTCAGACCGATCTTGGCCTCACCTGAACCCACATCAGCTGGCCTTAGACCATCTACAGCCCGCAGAAACACGTTTGAACAACCCGCTGTTTTTGCTGGTCAGAGGCCATTTCAAGGTGCTTTTGTTGTCGCAGTTCACCCCCGGGATTCGGGATGCGTCTCAAGGAGTGGACACGGCGCGGCTGTCACCGGAAACGGCGACGGCCCCCTGGTGCGCAGGGAGCCGTCTGCAGAAGACCGAACATCCCCCAGCGAAGGAGAAGCTCATGTCCAAGCCCGAGCGTAAGGGCAACAGCCCGGACCCGGAACCCCTCCCGACGCCGGATGGCGAGTCATCGGCGACCCGGTGGGCCAGGCGCGCCCGTCGGCTCCGCAACGAGGCCGGCCTGCATCTGCTCCGTGGGGCCGCAACGGCGTTCGGCGGCGCCGTCGTCGCGTACGGCGGCCTCTGGATCCAGTCGCGCTGACCGCGGGCAGGGAGAAACGGAGCGTGGCCGACGCCGGTCGGGCGGTTAGTCCCGCCCGGCGTCGCGCGCAAGCAAGACCAGCCGCCCCTGATGTGGCGACAGCCCTGGGAACTCCCAGGAGGCACGGCGGGCCCCTGTGCGTGAGAAGATCCTCCGCCAAGATTCACTCGCCCTGAAGGACCCCCATGCATGAGCAATCTCTCGATGCTGCGTCGAGTCATGAACTTGAGGAGATACCGCAGTCAGTGGATCAGCGCTTGGTCGAACATAATGGTTCCTACTACCAGGTGCGCTAGGCAGAGCTCGCGGGTGATGTGCACTTTCCACCCGTCCAGAACGGTCTGGACTACTTGGTCAGCGTGGCAGAGCACCTAGAGGGTGGAAGCGAACCGAGTGCAAGAGCCATGAAGTACGCCGTGCTGCACCTGGCTGCGGGCGCCGAAGTGCTTCTGAAGGCGCGTCTGCAGATGGTGCACTGGAGCCTGGTGTTCGCCAACCCTGGGGACGCTACGCGAGAAGCGCTTGAGAACGGAACACTGACCAGTTGTTCTCCTGACGAGACGCGTAAGCGGCTCACCAACATGGCGGGTATCAAGTTCAGCCAACGTGAAAAGGATGCCCTCTCCGACCTGGCCAAACGCCGCAACGCTCTGCAGCACTATGGCTTGGTTGGCGAGAACGCCAAAGCTGGCAAAGTGGAAAGCACCACTGCCCAAGTGCTGAACTTCCTCATCAGTTTCGTCAGTGAGCACATTCTGGAGCGCATCACGGATGAAGAGGAACGGCACCACGCGGAGATCGACATGGAGCGGATCCGCGGAGGAGTCCGTGCGATCCAGGGCTATGTAGCAGAGCGTATGAAGGACCTCGCTCCGGTGCTGGGCCCCGTCAGAGCGCGTACCCTCCAGTGCCCGCAGTGCCGGGAGTTCGCCCTTACTCCGACAATGATCAAAGGTGTGCCCGAATGGTGCCAGTCGGACGCCGGCCTCTCCCCCATGTACTGCCACCTCTGTGTCGAAGGCTATGGCGCTC
It encodes:
- a CDS encoding helicase associated domain-containing protein; this encodes MFTAKKHQPSLAPHTSTIGKTDEAHRCSGRIGKPWAVVHNNQKIPSLRRLYMTATPRLWQLDEDSEQGAPGELVASMEDDPNGPFGSRCFTLTLSEAIDRGICAPYQVVCVDVTDTQLQAAVLLGADGRSAQVRGARLAALQTALVKAASEEGLRRTLSFHHQIREAEAFAAGLPDIAAQLHDSDPELYPATIWADWLCGEHKPNHRRRVLMEFADGIATDGTVVEKGFLSSVKVLGEGVDTRECDSVYFADVRGSMPDLVQAVGRALRMQPGEGKMASLVVPVLLGPWETADNMLTSRAYGGLAKLLEALRAHDARIVEALAQQQAPSRYKPVQKGEKAKAKGAGEGGASRPAKALLKFSTPRDPAQLALFINLRVLDPEHEHWRRGIEAAVIYAREVGDLKVPFTYRVPTGEEAQAEGWPASLANFPLGQWIADNRRFFARGSLDEERVEQLERLGMVWSHYDVAWEEGLAAVRGWAEENGHLLAPLDATFRGAKVGIFLKNARAAARRAAEIEQRRAEGLPVGSSAGALSDERREQLEEIDPSWCPTWPVEWQRAFYLTRLHLEQGGELPTEPGTVLVQSEDLGRWVRAQRLGWDKLTAVQQWMCEQVLGITPATEEEKPQPRRTQADKWAANLAAAQQFYEREGHLQVPRKHVETVVSEEGGELQFRLGAWISNQRSRVATLSEDRREQLFAIGMRWS
- a CDS encoding RNA polymerase sigma factor — translated: MSDTDVIAEAVDGFLADPRTLRIQRDAALVADLALGGFEGLEYRVFEDRLLRDSMPILRGMLRSGTFITLSVQRYETLNIPFFVSSENRQLLHSSDAERDDIIVDVLMHARKTFRTRALLNGGWNPNFRGPKGACCLMSYFIGRCMWDFRRVYLRWVKERERIAQVEAALLDPEAFFRLLTALPHHGEPETILFSGAFMELLDAQPAETRAVVRLTCEGYADGEIADRLKSTPGAVRTRRYRFKKVLYQAASERKIWIPAQLHINGVREQQRSAV